The genomic stretch CGACCTTACCGATGGTCTTCAAGCCGGTAAATTTGTTCGGGGTGTTTCCTAAGACGACGGCGAGAGAGCCTGTAGACATGGTGCACGCGAACCATGGCCTGTGGTATCGTCAGCTCGTTCTCTGGACGTCTCTGTCGCGTAGGCGTACCATGTGAAGTGCACAAGGCGATCGCGAAGCCCGACCTCCTCCGGTGGCTTCTCGTCCGCATTCTCATACTTGGCGTGTGTCCTGTCACGAAAATGCATATTTTTGATGAGTATGGAGAACCTCAAAGCGTTGAAGGAGTCACGACCATGCTATAGGTGATATCTGCAACTTCCTGGCCAGGACACCAACGATTTGGAAAGAGTGCCTTGCGCGATCCGCCATTTCGTCATACATGACCACGGCAAGTTTAACTTGTCTGTTGCGCATCGAGTGGAGAGGTGGGACTGCCGTTGATCCTCGGAAAAATCGGCACGCAAAAATGAGCTTGGAGGTTTGCGATTCTGATGCGTGACGTCATATGTCTTGGGGCACACTTCACGTGGGACACATCGAACACACATTCCAGGTTTTGTTTCGACAACGACGAAAGAGCGAAAGAAATCCATCCAACGGTTGGATGTTTGTCTGCAGCCGTTTTGCCATCATGTGAGCAGAGCCTCCCGAGCAGGGGTCGCGTGGCATGGTCAACTCCAACGGGAACAGCAAGCTAGACAAAGCCACCGCTCCTAAACGAGACCAGGTGATAGTAGACGATTATAATGACACCCAATTCCCAGTATGGGGTAGGAGCCAGAAGATGGATATTTCGTGTTTTGCATGATAACGCTAAGAAGCTAAAGATAGGTGCATCCTCCATAAATAGGTGTGCCACTGGCGCCTTGGAAGTATTATCGGTTGACACTATTTCCGGTTCCCTATATCCTTTGTCGCCTCGTCCGTAGATACGATACTATCTGAACTCGTATTTGATGCGCCTGGCGTTTCCACATCTGGCAAAGTCTCTTTCTCTCGCGCTCTCCATTTTTCGTCTTTTTGCTGCACCAAGCGGAGTATCAAGCACAACGCTATCATCGCTCCTCCGACTACCGAAGCAGCGATAAACCCAGCGTGGAAGCGCGGCGCATCGATAGTCTTCCATACGGCTGACTGGTACCAGATCTGCATGATGTAGCTGAACATGTTGGACAAGGCGATGGCGAACCCGCGGAACTCGTGATCGTGTGGTATAAGATCTGCATACCAGACGAACCACGGTCCTGGAATGCCAGCGGCGAAATACAAGAAATAGTATGCGACATACTTCAGCCGGTCTGTTACGTTCCAAACGGCCAAGATGATGACCGAGAAGAGTGTCCCGGCTTGCATGACAACAATGGCAGGCCAACGACGTCCTTTGAGTAATGGCGAATCTGAGAGCATGCCCGCTAAGATCTGAACGACAACGCCGATAGCGACTTGACCTGTTGGCCAGACGTTTCTTTCGTAGACAGTATGACCTTCAGCCTTGAGCCAGAGAGCCATGACAGGCTGTTGGCTTGGGAAACTAGCTTGCACAAGGAAGTATCCAAACGGAAGGACCCAGAACTGCCATTGCTTCATTACGCCCAACAGCTTCTTGCGCGTCCATGGGTTATGGCCTAGTGGCTTTTGTCCTTCAGCTATCAGGCGCTGACATTGTCGCTCTGCTTCTTCTTTCGTAATGTAGAAGGCGCGTGTCGTCTCCGGGAAGTCGGGGATGAAGAAATAGCCGATAAATGCCGTTGGGAGGGATATGACACCACAGATGATGTACAGCCACTGCCAGCCTTGCCGACCATGAACACCATCAAGACCTTTATATGCGCCAGCTTGAAGATAACCACTGAACATGCCCGCGAGCGCTGCAGTACAGTAGAAGAGGGAGGTCCGCTTCCCACGTTCTTCTCTGGTGTACCAACTCGATACAAGATACTGGGATCTTCAGTCAAAGTGTTCATAACAGGTCATGCGGGGGTTCCAACTTACAATCATGACGGGGAAATACCCGCTTTCAAAGAGTCCGATTAGGAATCGAATTGCGTATAGCTGAGAAACATTTGTGACTGAAGCAGAGCAGAATGTCAACGCGGACCAAAGAATCTCCAATGTCGGGATAAGAATCGACGGTCGGACGCGAGTGGCAAGCATGACTGCAGGTAGCTGCCCAACGACGTAGCCTGCAGTGAAGCAATTGCCAGCATATGTAAGTTCACTGCCGTGCATGTTCAGTGACTCCTTCATCTATATTCAGTCAATATCGAAGTCAACTGCAACCGCCCCCAATCAGTAGAACTTACTCCGGATACGTAGGCATTCTGGATGTTAGTTTGGTCCAGATTTTTACTGAAATATCCCAGACAGGCAGATGTCAGGAGGAAAATGTCGAGTTTGAGTAGGAACCATTTTTCTTCTTTGGGTTTGTCTGGATCGTCCCAGATGTACCGCTGAATAGTGCGGAGGGTTCTCCGTGTCTTCCCTAGTAAGCCTGGCTTCTCCCATGGCTTCGTACCGGTTGAGTCAAGAGAAGATGAGATACCTGACGAATTGACACCTCGGGCATCCACTTGAGGCCCAGCTTTTGCGGCTATGGTCGTCATGGTATCGTCGACTGCCTTGTTCCCTCAAATTGCTGCGAGGAAGGTTTCGAAATGGTGCAGTATATCGATTCAACTGTATATACGACCTTTTACATGGCATCTTACAGCTCTAGACTACAGGATATGCGGCTCAGATCACTCCACACAGCATTGCGCGATCATCGCGTCTTCTTCCGTCATCGGAAAATTGTATGTCTATGAGAATCCTGCACGACGCGGCGGGTTAACTTCGGTATCCTCGCGTGTATCGTATCGAGGAGACACTGGTGGTGCTTTGAGATAAACATGCACTACACCCAGAATGGGTAACGGCAGACCACGACAGCCTTGACCTCAGAATTCTTCTCCCTTATACTACGATAAGTGAGCATGCGTTGATTCGACAAGGGCCAGCATGGCGATTCAATCTGACCAGCAATTGTCCTTTTTGGTCATTTGATACAGCATTCGCGATACAAGGAGATCATTGCGACATCTGATAACGGCTGGCTCAAAGCGCTAGCGGGGATAGACAACCGCCCGAGTATGGAGTAAAATGCTTCATTCATGTACCGACTCCACATATTCCCTGCGCATACATGATATCTGATACATCCTTCGCGTTCTGGCATGCCAATCGAGCGCATGTTATTGTTGATGTTCGCATATCATGACAAATGCGATCAACCGAGGATGGGATTGCGACATTGAGGGGTCGTCTGATGGCATCGAACTCCACTTTCAACAATATGGCTATCGCGATTAACAAACATTCAGCACGAGAATAACGCTGAAACAAGACTATTTAGTACAAGAGCAGCCTCGTCGAGGACTTCATATTCAATTTCACAACATCCAACTACATTTTGTACACCTTGTATCATACACCTTGTATCATACACCATGTCTTCGACTACCATCGAAGAGGCCACAGCCAAGCTTTCAGTGAAAGATGATGTCAAAGAACATCTCTCACAGTATGACTTCTCCAAGCTCGAACCCTATTCCCACCCGCCCGAGACCAAAGAAGATCTTCCATGGTCTGAACTCGTCACGCTTGATCTAGAAGACTATGACCGTCCAGGCGGCAAGGAGAGACTAGCCAAGCAGCTCGAGCACGCCGTCCATCATGTCGGCTTCGTACGTTCCACAAACCCATGCTCACCTAATGTTCCCTAACACATCCCCAGTTCTACGTGAAGAACTACGGCCTCACCCAGGAGCAAGTAGACCGCCAATTCACCCTAGCAAAACACTTCTTCCAGCTCCCCACGTCCGAAAAAGAAAAATACGAATGCAACTACGCAGAAGCCGACTACAACGGATGGCGACGTCCCGGCCGCTCCCTGCGAGCAAACGTAAAAGACAACATAGAAATCTACAACATACCAAAATTCACCCCGGACTTTGCGGGAAAATATACTCAACCGCCTCTCCTGCAGGCCCACATATCAGAAATCGAGTCCTTCCAACGTGTCCTCCACTCAAACATTGTGATACCCCTTCTCCGCCTCTTCGCCATCGTGTTGCAACTGCCAGACGAGGAATACCTGGTCAAACAGCACACCTACGACAAGAAATCCGAAGACCACTTCCGCTACATGATCTACCACGCCCGCACAGAAGAAGAATGGGCAGCCTCGAAATACGGTGCCACAGACGGCCACACCGATCTCGGCACCGTAACTCTCCTCTTCCGGCAACCCGTCGCAGGACTCCAAATCCTCGGTGAAGACGGAAACTGGACGTGGGTGCGCGCACAACCGGGTACCATAACTGTGAATCTCGCAGACACGATATCGCATCTCACGGGCGGGTGGTTGAAATCTTCGGTCCATCGTGTTGTAGCGCCGCCGCGGGACCAGAGGGAGTACGAACGTACTGGTTTGCTGTATTTTGCTAGGCCGCATAATGATACAAAGTTGCTGCCGATTACGCAGTCTGCGGTGCTGGAGAGGGCGGGGGTGAGGCCGAGGTTCGAGAAGGTGGTTACGATGGAGGAGTGGGTTAGGGCGAAGCAGACGTTGCAGTTGAACCCGGAGATTGCGGCCAAGAGGTGGGGGGAGAGGGGGGATGGGAAGGTGGAGGTTTTGGCGGGGTTTTTGGATCAGAAGTATAAGGAGTAGGAGGTAGTAAGGGGGTTGAGATAGGACGGGTGTTTTTTGAGAGCTTCTTGAGACTAAATGTAATCTCTTTGCTCCTCTTGTATTCCATAGGTATTTTGTGTGTGTTTTCCGTTTATGTTCTACTTTTGTACATTCGTCACAACTGTTTTTTGGATGAATGTAAGGATCGTATCCAGGAGTGATCCCAACTTTCTATTCCATTTCTCGGTGCTGCCATGCCGACGTTGAAAACTCCTCTTATCA from Pyrenophora tritici-repentis strain M4 chromosome 1, whole genome shotgun sequence encodes the following:
- a CDS encoding UhpC, Sugar phosphate permease, with protein sequence MTTIAAKAGPQVDARGVNSSGISSSLDSTGTKPWEKPGLLGKTRRTLRTIQRYIWDDPDKPKEEKWFLLKLDIFLLTSACLGYFSKNLDQTNIQNAYVSGMKESLNMHGSELTYAGNCFTAGYVVGQLPAVMLATRVRPSILIPTLEILWSALTFCSASVTNVSQLYAIRFLIGLFESGYFPVMIYLVSSWYTREERGKRTSLFYCTAALAGMFSGYLQAGAYKGLDGVHGRQGWQWLYIICGVISLPTAFIGYFFIPDFPETTRAFYITKEEAERQCQRLIAEGQKPLGHNPWTRKKLLGVMKQWQFWVLPFGYFLVQASFPSQQPVMALWLKAEGHTVYERNVWPTGQVAIGVVVQILAGMLSDSPLLKGRRWPAIVVMQAGTLFSVIILAVWNVTDRLKYVAYYFLYFAAGIPGPWFVWYADLIPHDHEFRGFAIALSNMFSYIMQIWYQSAVWKTIDAPRFHAGFIAASVVGGAMIALCLILRLVQQKDEKWRAREKETLPDVETPGASNTSSDSIVSTDEATKDIGNRK
- a CDS encoding DIOX-N multi-domain protein produces the protein MSSTTIEEATAKLSVKDDVKEHLSQYDFSKLEPYSHPPETKEDLPWSELVTLDLEDYDRPGGKERLAKQLEHAVHHVGFFYVKNYGLTQEQVDRQFTLAKHFFQLPTSEKEKYECNYAEADYNGWRRPGRSLRANVKDNIEIYNIPKFTPDFAGKYTQPPLLQAHISEIESFQRVLHSNIVIPLLRLFAIVLQLPDEEYLVKQHTYDKKSEDHFRYMIYHARTEEEWAASKYGATDGHTDLGTVTLLFRQPVAGLQILGEDGNWTWVRAQPGTITVNLADTISHLTGGWLKSSVHRVVAPPRDQREYERTGLLYFARPHNDTKLLPITQSAVLERAGVRPRFEKVVTMEEWVRAKQTLQLNPEIAAKRWGERGDGKVEVLAGFLDQKYKE